The genomic stretch GGATGATATGAAGGATCTTGAGGCTTTGTTGAATAAGAAGAGCTTTAGGGAAATGCAGAAGTCTAAAACCGGAGAGGAGCTTTTGGACCTCATTCACAGGCCCACTGCTAGGGAAACTGCTGTGGCTGCAAAGGTTAGTTTCTTTCTTAGATCGTGACAAGGCTTTAGTACTCCCTAATAGCTCTTAAGTAAGTTGCTTTCTTGACTTTTAAGCGTCCTTAATGAGTTATGTGATTGCCTTGATTTTGTTTCAGTTCAAAAGCAAAGGTGGTTCCCAAGTAAAGGAGTACTGCTCAGCGTTGACAAAGGAAGATTGCCGACGGCAATCTGGTTCTTATATTGCTTGTGAAAAGGTAACTCTTTTGAGTCTATTTCCTTGTATTCTTTTGTCATATTGCTCTAGTTGAGATGATTCTACTTAAGTTCCATATTGTTTGAAGGATTTCTAAAAGTAAAGGTACTTGATGTTTTAGGTTCATTTTCGGAGGATAATTGCTCCGCATACTGATGTTAACTTGGGTGACTGCTCTTTTCTTGATACTTGTCGTCACATGAAGGTGAATTCAATTTTTGCTTTATATCTTAATACCAACAATGGGATACCTGAAATGTCTGTCATGTTACTGATACTCACTATCCATGGCAGACTTGCAAATACGTGCATTATGAGCTTGACTCAACACCAGATATGTCACCAATGGGACCAGGGGCATTACCTCCTGCCAAATCATTGAAGCCTCAACGGGCTGACTATTGTTCAGAAGTAGAGCTTGGTGAAGCACAATGGATCAATTGTGACATACGCTCATTTAGAATGGATATTCTAGGTCAATTTGGAGTTATCATGGCTGATCCACCATGGGACATTCATATGGAATTGCCCTATGGGACAATGGCTGATGATGAAATGCGTACCCTCAATGTTCCTGCTCTGCAGACTGATGGTCTGATTTTTCTGTGGGTAACTGGACGTGCAATGGAGCTAGGGCGTGAGTGGTATGTCATATTTAGAAATGATTGTCCTTGCTTTCTTTAGGATATGAAAGTCATTGCCACTGGTGTAATGCCAAAAAAGTTTGGTGCCATCCTTATTTGTTGGTCAAAAAATGTGCTTACTAAAAAGTGAGAGAAATCATCTGAACTTGCCATATTGAGGTAGGGTTGAGTAATTGCTCTTGTAACTTTGGCTTCTCGAAATGAGAATCAGATTGTTGTATCATCCAATCTTTTCTCAATGATGATATTTTTCCAGTCGTGGTGCAATAGATTTGTCTTGAATGATCAAGATATCATTCAACATTTAAGTTTACTTTCTAAGATTTGTCTTTCATTTAGATGTTACTGTGTTGTGCATTTCAATTTGCCAACAAGGCAAAGATAGAACTACGTGCTTCAATGTAAATTGTCACTAGAAACTCAAGAATTTTATCATCATCTTGCAGTTTGGAACTCTGGGGGTACAAGCGTGTTGAGGAGATTATCTGGGTGAAGACGAATCAACTTCAGCGGATTATCAGAACAGGCCGGACAGGCCATTGGCTGAATCACAGTAAGGAGCACTGCCTTGTTGGGATAAAAGGCAATCCAGAAGTAAATCGAAACATTGACACTGATGTCATTGTTGCGGAGGTCCGAGAGACAAGTCGGAAGCCAGATGAGGTTAGTTGAGTTACACCTTTGATGGCAAGGGAGgggaaaaattgaaaagatatGTATATCTgtgggtgtgtgtgtgtgtgatcATATGTCCTGCTCTTCTGCAAATTGGTCCCTTTTTTCCAGTTTTAGTGGATACACTTGCAAAGGAAGggagaaaaaaattttcttattcttatttttgttcTGTGTTGTGAGTCATAAATTTCTGAGGCTAATTGGTGCCTATCATATTATTTAGATGTATCCCATGCTGGAGAGGATAATGCCAAGGGCAAGAAAGCTGGAGTTATTTGCTCGAATGCATAATTGTCATGCAGGGTATGTGATCATGATTTCTAGAACATTTTTTGAGATTGTCAAACAGATACGCATCTGAGGTTTTTTTTTCGCTTAATATGCATCTAAGGGTATCTTCTTTTTTAGGAAACTAGTTAACAGGAATCATTAAGTTGCTTTAAAAGCTCTGCTGGTAACGCTTACATGTCTTCTTCAGGTGGATGGCACTGGGTAACCAGTTGAATGGTGTACGGCTTGTTGATGACGGCCTTCGAGCGAGGTTCAAGGCCGCTTACCCAGATGTGGAGGTGCAGCCCGCATCACCCCCAAGGGCATCATCATCTGCCATGGATGTGGACTTGAATGCTGCTCAGGTAAGGAATCCGTTTGCGGCAGGTGAATTGAAAACCTCAGGAACTCCATATGTGGAGGCCACTGCTCCCGGCCTTGCTCACGTGTCTCAAGAGAAGCCTACAAGTCCTGATGTGGGGTTGACCAGCTAATACCTTGAGTCGTGTGTAGTGTAACTTGGTAAACTATGGAATTGTTAAGTTATTAGTATCATATAGGTGAGGTCGTGCGGCAGTTAACCATTGAGGTGGTTAGTGGGCTTCATGCCAATTTCCCACTTTCAAGGCTAGGACCAGAAAACCGTCGCCTTCATGTAATACATAGTTTggagaaaaagaatgaagagGTTTAACTTTC from Coffea eugenioides isolate CCC68of chromosome 8, Ceug_1.0, whole genome shotgun sequence encodes the following:
- the LOC113779669 gene encoding N6-adenosine-methyltransferase MT-A70-like, yielding METPSEGSSEESMTAVKQVRKQLESRVETLHNAQLHLIASLQTLVPDLVSSLDLSLKAISSFNSRPFSPLPNPLPNPNANANNLNLPKLPPRIPPLSQAPNSDSDKFLIDDAGGPLSLVRSMVAVCLLERVPFTPIDSSTVLRKLENDQSATPAERAALRDLGGESGAILAVEMALRSMVEENGGVVDLEEFVVSGKSRVMVMNIDRTRLLKELPESKQQSDSNSDQKSRGLEGPRNGGDFVSSSGGGFGMGRPMPDMWMGGPGMPPVFPPGGGVGPRGGGPRGMAGIMGVPRGVGVPPPMQRPPMGSNGPMGGPGAIALKPRTEEDDMKDLEALLNKKSFREMQKSKTGEELLDLIHRPTARETAVAAKFKSKGGSQVKEYCSALTKEDCRRQSGSYIACEKVHFRRIIAPHTDVNLGDCSFLDTCRHMKTCKYVHYELDSTPDMSPMGPGALPPAKSLKPQRADYCSEVELGEAQWINCDIRSFRMDILGQFGVIMADPPWDIHMELPYGTMADDEMRTLNVPALQTDGLIFLWVTGRAMELGRECLELWGYKRVEEIIWVKTNQLQRIIRTGRTGHWLNHSKEHCLVGIKGNPEVNRNIDTDVIVAEVRETSRKPDEMYPMLERIMPRARKLELFARMHNCHAGWMALGNQLNGVRLVDDGLRARFKAAYPDVEVQPASPPRASSSAMDVDLNAAQVRNPFAAGELKTSGTPYVEATAPGLAHVSQEKPTSPDVGLTS